Within the Litorilinea aerophila genome, the region CAGGGCATTGTTGATCTTGTGTGCGCCCGTGTGGGCCAGGTCTTCCCGCTTCAGGTAAATCTGCGCGCCGCCCAGGTGCTCGCTCAGGCGGCGGGCGTAGGTGATGGGCGTGGGGCGTCCCACGTAGGTGCGCTGCAGGTAGGCCAGTTCGGCCAGAAAGTCGGGATCACTGCGGGCCTGGAGGTAGGCTTCCTCCAGCTCTTCCAGTGCGGGCATCAGGGTTTCTGGTACGAATTTGCCGCCATAGGGGCCAAAGTGGCCGCTCTCGTCGGGGACGGCTCGATAGTTCACCCGCTGGGGGTCTTTCGCTCCTTGGGTCATTGGATTGATTCCTTTCTCAATGGCCGAATTTCCACGGCCGAATCCAGGGTCCCTCAACCGTCGGCGCGGCCCAGGGCCGCCAGCACTGCCTGGCGCATCACCGGCACGGGGGGCGCCGTGCCGGTCCACAGCTCGAAGGCGATGGCACCCTGCCAGACCAGCATGCCCAGCCCGCCGATGGCGTGGGCGCCGCCGGCCCGGGCATGGCCCAGCAGCCGGGTCTCCGGCGGGTTGTAGACCAGGTCGTACACGGCCTGGTCGGGGCGGAAGGGCAGCGCCTCGTCCCAGGGCAGGCCCTCCACGTGGGGGGTCATGCCCAGGGTGGTGCAGTTCACAATCAGGTCGGCGTCCTCTGCCGCCTGGGGAAGCTCCGCGGGAAAGGCACCGGCGGCCATGGGGCAGCGGGGGAAGGCCGCCTGCATGGCCGCGACCAGCGCCTGGGCCTTTTCCGGGGTGCGGTTGAGCACGGTGAGGCGGGCGCAGCCTGCCTCGGCCAGGCCGTAGACCACCGCCCGGGCGGAGCCCCCCGCGCCCAGGACCAGTACCCGCCGTCCTCCCGGCTCCACGCCGTGGTCCCGCAGGTCTGCCACGAAGCCCCGGGCGTCGGTGTTGTCGCCCAGCAGGCTGCCGTCTTCCTCCACCCGGATGGTGTTGACCGCGCCGATGGCGGCTGCCGCGTCGGTGAGTCGATCCAGGTGGGGGATGACGGCCTGCTTGTGGGGCACGGTGACGTTGGCCCCCCGCAAGCCCAGGGCCCGCACCCCTCGGACGGCCTCGCCGATGCGTGCCGGCGGCGTCACCGGCACGGGCAGGGGAACGTAGCGCCAGTCCATTCCCAGCGCGGCGAAGGCGGCGTTGTGCATGGGCGGGCTGACGCTGTGGCTGACCGGCCAGCCGATCAGGCCGACGATTTGGGTTTTGCCGGAAATTGAGGACATGCAACAGTTCCTTCTGGTTGGCGCAAGGTGATGGATGGAACTACGGTTTCACCTCCAGCGCGGCGCCCAGGGCCTGGAGGGTGGCCTCGAAGCCGGGGAAGCTGTCGGCGGTGACCTCCGCGCCGTAGACGGTGGTGGGCCCCTGCGCGGCCAGCGCGGCCACGGTCATGGCCATGGCCAGGCGGTGGTCGCCGTGGCTTTCCACGGTGCCACCCATCAGCCGGGTGGGGCCGTCGATGATGAAGCCGTCGGGCGTGGGTTCAATGCGGGCGCCCATCTTGCGCAGCTCGCTCACGGTGGTGGCGATGCGGTCGGTCTCCTTGACCCGCAGTTCGCCTGCATCCTTGACCACGGTGCGGCCGTGGGCCTGGGTGGCCACCACCGCCAGGGTGGGCAGCTCGTCGATCATGGTGACGATCTGCTGGCCGCCGAAGGTGGCCCCCCGGAGCTCGCCGTACTGGACCTCCAGGTCGGCCACTGGCTCGCCCGACTGTTCGCGGGGGTTCTGGAACTCGATGCGGACGCCCATCTCCTGGAGGGCCTCCACGAAGCCGGTGCGGGTGGGGTTCACCCCCACGCCGGTGATGGTGATGCGGCTGTCCGGCACGATACTGGCTGCGGCCAGGAGGAAGGCGGCGGAAGAGATGTCGCCGGGCACCGTCAGCTCCAGGGGCTGGAGGGGGCTGCTCGGCCGTTCGCTGTGGACGGTGTTGCCGTAGACGGCGATGGGCGCGCCCATGGCCTGGAGCATGCGCTCCGTGTGGTCCCGGGCCGGGCCGGGCTGGCGTATCACGGTCAGTCCCTGGGCGTAGAGGCCGGCCAGCAGCAGGCAGCTCTTGACCTGGGCGCTGGCCACGGGCATGTCGTACTCGAAGGCCCGCAGGCGGCCGGGCGCGATGCCCAGGGGCGCGTAGCGGCCATCCTGGCGGCCCATGATGGTGGCGCCCATACGGCGCAGGGGCTGGACGATGCGGTCCATGGGGCGGCGGCGGATCTGGGCGGTGCCGTTCAGGAAGCTGCTGAAGGGCTGGCCGGCCAGGAGGCCGGTGAGCAGGCGGATGGTGGTGCCGGAGTTGCCGCAGTCCAGCACGTCCTCGGGCTCCTGCAGGCCGTCCAGCCCACGGCCGTGGACCACCAGCTCCGTGGGTGCGACCTCGTCGATCTGGACGCCCAGGCCGCGCATCACAGCCACGGTGGAACGGCAGTCGCCGCCGTCCAGAAAGTTGCTGATTTTGCTGACGCCTTCGGCGATGCTGGCGAACATCACCGCCCGATGGCTGATGGATTTATCGCCGGGAACATGGCAGCGGCCGGTCAGTCGATGGCCGCCGTGGATGTGGATTTGAGTCATGGCTCTGCTTCCGCACGTTCGTGCTATCGTTGTGCTATTGTTGTCTCTACTGCACAAGGGTCAAATGAGGACGCTGATCCATGCAGATGAACGCGGATTCGGGTGATTACCCAATCCCCTGATCCCCCGATCCCCTCCCCTGCCAGCGGGCCCGGGCCTGTTGGGAGATGGCCAGCTTGGCCTGGAGGGCCTCTTCGTCGCCGTTGGCCAGCAGGGTGCGCAGCTCGGCCACGTGCTGGCCGAAGCGCTCCAGTTGATCCAGCACCGCCTCCCGGTTGGTCATCAGGATGTCCAGGAACATGCGGGTGTCGCTGGCTGCAACCCGGCTGGTATCCCGGAAGCCGCCGGCAGCCAGCTCCCACACGGCCGGATCCTGGGCGCCGGTGTCGGCCACCGCGTGGACCAGGGCGCTGGCCAGCAGGAAGGGCAGGTGGCTGATGCTGGCCACTAGACGGTCGTGGCGCTCGGCTTCCAGCACCATGGGGCGGGCGCCGACGGCCTCCACCAGCTCCCGGGCCAGGTCCAGGGCCTCCGGGCTGGTGCGGGGCAGGGGCGTCAGGATCCAGGGGGCGCCCCGGTAGAGGCCCGGCTCCGCGGCCTGGAAGCCGGCGGTCTCCTTGCCGGTCATGGGGTGGCCGCCGATGGGCTGGAGCCCCGGTGGGAGCCGATCCATGGCCGCGCAGATGGTCTGTTTGGTGCTGCCCAGGTCCATCACCAGGGTACCCGGCCAGAGGCGGGGGCCCAGCTCTTCCAGCATGTGGACGATGGTGCGCACCGGCGTGGCCAGGATCACGATGTCCGCGCCCAGGATGCCGGTGTAGAGGTCGTTGGTGGCCAGGTCGACGGCGCCGGCGAAGAAGGCGTCCAGGACGGTGTCGGTGCGCCTGGCCACGCCCCGTACTTCCCGGCACAGGGTATGCTGGCTGAGGTCCAGGCAGAGGCTGGCGCCCATGAGGCCCAGCCCCACCACGGTGACACGGCACTCTGCAAGACGTTTTTTCATGGGGTCAAAGTCGTCGCGATGGCGGCTGCCCTGGGGCCGGCGGGGGATGCCGGCCCTGGACCCTGGCGTTAGAGGCCGCGTCCCACAGCCTCGGCCACCGGCCGCAGCTCCTGCATCATTTTGGCGAACCGCTCGGGTGTCAGGCTCTGGGGGCCGTCGCTCCAGGCGTTGGCCGGATCCGGGTGGACCTCCACCATGATGGCGTCGGCGCCGGCGGCCACGGCGGCCTTGGCGATGGGCGTGACCAGGTTCCACTTGCCGGTGCCGTGGGCCGGGTCGGCCACCACGGGCAGGTGGGTGAGTTCCTTGAGCACCGG harbors:
- a CDS encoding prephenate dehydrogenase; the encoded protein is MKKRLAECRVTVVGLGLMGASLCLDLSQHTLCREVRGVARRTDTVLDAFFAGAVDLATNDLYTGILGADIVILATPVRTIVHMLEELGPRLWPGTLVMDLGSTKQTICAAMDRLPPGLQPIGGHPMTGKETAGFQAAEPGLYRGAPWILTPLPRTSPEALDLARELVEAVGARPMVLEAERHDRLVASISHLPFLLASALVHAVADTGAQDPAVWELAAGGFRDTSRVAASDTRMFLDILMTNREAVLDQLERFGQHVAELRTLLANGDEEALQAKLAISQQARARWQGRGSGDQGIG
- a CDS encoding shikimate dehydrogenase; translated protein: MSSISGKTQIVGLIGWPVSHSVSPPMHNAAFAALGMDWRYVPLPVPVTPPARIGEAVRGVRALGLRGANVTVPHKQAVIPHLDRLTDAAAAIGAVNTIRVEEDGSLLGDNTDARGFVADLRDHGVEPGGRRVLVLGAGGSARAVVYGLAEAGCARLTVLNRTPEKAQALVAAMQAAFPRCPMAAGAFPAELPQAAEDADLIVNCTTLGMTPHVEGLPWDEALPFRPDQAVYDLVYNPPETRLLGHARAGGAHAIGGLGMLVWQGAIAFELWTGTAPPVPVMRQAVLAALGRADG
- the aroA gene encoding 3-phosphoshikimate 1-carboxyvinyltransferase, with amino-acid sequence MTQIHIHGGHRLTGRCHVPGDKSISHRAVMFASIAEGVSKISNFLDGGDCRSTVAVMRGLGVQIDEVAPTELVVHGRGLDGLQEPEDVLDCGNSGTTIRLLTGLLAGQPFSSFLNGTAQIRRRPMDRIVQPLRRMGATIMGRQDGRYAPLGIAPGRLRAFEYDMPVASAQVKSCLLLAGLYAQGLTVIRQPGPARDHTERMLQAMGAPIAVYGNTVHSERPSSPLQPLELTVPGDISSAAFLLAAASIVPDSRITITGVGVNPTRTGFVEALQEMGVRIEFQNPREQSGEPVADLEVQYGELRGATFGGQQIVTMIDELPTLAVVATQAHGRTVVKDAGELRVKETDRIATTVSELRKMGARIEPTPDGFIIDGPTRLMGGTVESHGDHRLAMAMTVAALAAQGPTTVYGAEVTADSFPGFEATLQALGAALEVKP